From the Lactuca sativa cultivar Salinas chromosome 9, Lsat_Salinas_v11, whole genome shotgun sequence genome, the window tggtattgaaacgataaaaagttaggcgagaacggacgtcaaacgaagaagttatgaatttataacgaaagtttctgtcccggcctattaaaaataaataataaaaataaagtcaaaatttgccgacggagtctaaacgaaagtcgtagagcgtggtctcaccttcgcgtggatataaagaacgtcgaaaacggaattcgtatgaagaagttatgaatttccgaagtttattaatcattttatatttatttttaattcaaaatcggaagcattatccgaagccgagtcaccggtgtgatccggagtacgccccgtgtacgaggttacgctaccgcgtactcagcatagtgtcgacacttcggatgacgcatgcaatgacgatttcggacgcgtacgcgctgcgtacgcctgtacgccccgcgtactccgaggctccagcctctatataaaggatccgaagacagccttctttgttgttcaatttcttctcttctctctagtctttagcatcgtttttcgtgccgaagctaccccgaagccccggtatcatactctagccccgaggcaagtcccgagatcccgaagatcccgaaaagtgcggttcccgagtcgaagctctgcccgcgagaagttcgattttcgaagagatcttccagatctgctgtggattactacttctataagccgtagtgctgtccgatcatcttctgatcaagtgagtgtgtagttatttcttctaatacaataatacgaagtattttatataaaaatacgtgctatgtgtatatatttggttgtgttatgtgtgaatgagtattcactctcttctatcttatagatctgcttatttctttatgagatacgtgttatgtgtgtgtgtgcctcatctgttatgtgatatatgtgttgattaaagcatgctatacaggttttctttaaactatgtatacaaatgtatatttttatctactaatatgttgggtagaacatgggtagacagttggtgtgtaataaacagatgagaggcctcgttgttgtttgattgagtcatctagcggagtttagatgacgaccactggctattctagacagtcttgtggaaacattagcaggttcgccacctgtaggtgttaatgaacttgggtgttcattcgctgtactccatccccctcatggttgccttatttgacttatattgctgaggtacccccgaagcatgtgttgtcgccccgatgaaatattcttagactaggtcccttatgttagttgttttagggacattaaagtgagaataacgggaatgggtaattgggttattgttggttggtgaaaattaaatatggtatttattgtgggttggaaaccctatatgctcaccaggctcccaagcctgacccactcagttttaaattgtattacaggtagtggcggaagggcatgagatggatgaaccatcaagttgttttgtttacaagtctgcatatgtttatatttgttatatgacttgtattgtattcgtttatgcttattggtctgtatcggaacatgacaccccgagttttgattataatgaaaatacatttcttttatgaaatgcttcggtaaacaatgttttatcatgttttgtttttgggaacaaattccgcaactctttcaaatcaaaaggatttactctgaaaatatttaaaagcataaatgaaaatcggtcttttctggccgagattttggggatgtcacagttggtatcagagccttagtttaagcgaactaggaatttgttggatttctagacttaaacttagaatgctaagtgaagttttgagatgcgtgtctgttatgttttagacacgagcactagtttattttaggaaagttgcctaaaatgctttatgtgctaaatgttatatgttgccatatatgatattatttgttcggatctatggtctgttgccgaccggatctagaaaccttatgtgtgtaggattctaagcgtacgtctacgatattagaactagcaggtaaacgtttcggagtgataaggattatTTGATTATCtaccatgattgaggatctaatttcaccttattcggtgtgtagatcaaaatggtgagaacaagaagtggagttggaaatgctgacgaaaacaggaatcaaccaccagtgattgagccaatacctgtcgtagcagcagcacctgagccaataaccatggctggtgtgcaattgatgattcagacgatgttggatcgtcagatggatgaaactagacggttgcttcaacaaaatcgtgaagaactgtcgattcgtgtggaagagcctgaactgaatgaagggcactcggaaggtggaaacttcagtgggtctgttggaccagccaacccaccgatagttaggcaagataaccatgaaggaaggaatgatggaatgggatgcaagtacaaggactttttgacttgtaaaccatcgaccttcaatggaaaggaggatccgattggggttatggattggatctccgaaatggagctagccttcatgacgtgtggctgcagaggtaagttgcaagctatctatgccgtgcgacaattccgaggtggagccgttcgttggtggaacactctagggaagaccttaagccctaatgagccactgcaattgtcatgggcagagttcttggtgcagttcaagcgcaagttctgctcggctcaaaatctgttggagttggagaataagtttttgacattaacgaagggtagcatgtcagtggatgagtacaccaataacttcaccgataagatggagtttgccttgcgtatcgttccagacgagctgacaaaggtggatcggtatgcgaagggacttccatgggagtacgaggtgccggtacgtcaggcacttagtctagaggcagctatctgggctgccaagtctgtggagaacatgataaagggaagaaccaccgacaaggttgaggttggtgagaaaagaaagtttgagggaacatctggttccggtaaaggaagcaaattttcgaaatctgattcgaaaaagtttggaggaaaaggaggcgaagcgaagtggtgtgataagtgtaggaaaaagcactttgggaaatgtagcgaggatgtgacctgctacaagtgtggaaaggttggacattttgccaatgaatgtccaaacaacaaaaggatgtgttttgggtgtaatgaagaggggcacattttgaaagactgtccgaagaagaaggaggcagcaaagcccaacattccaccaaagccgaaggcgagggccttccagatgacacttgaggctgcgaaagatgaagctgatgtcgcttcaggtacctttctcgtaaacgaattacctgctcatatattgtttgattctggagccaactactcctttatttcgcatgagtttggtagaaagctagctttgcctattgatagactagatgatactttattagtcgaagtagctagtggcaagtttgtacctgttagtcatcgtatgaaaagcatcttaattgatctgaatgggaataagtttcacgaggcgttattgcctatcgaacttaatggtttcgacatcgtcttgggaatggattggcttagcgccaatgatgccgaaattttatgcaagaaaaagatagttaaagtaaacccgcctggaaaagattcgtttatggtgtatggggacaaacgcagagtgaattctggaatcatttctctaatgaaagccaggaagtgtttgaccaagggatgtacatcatatttagcatttgtgattgatgctaagaaggaaaagaaggtgatgcagagcattccagtggtgtgtgattttccgaaagtgttccccgaggatcttcctggattaccacctgatagacaagtggagttcagaatagacttgctaccaagaaccacgccaatagcaaaagcaccttatcgattagcaccgacggagatgaaggagctgatgatgcaacttcaggagttgttggacaaaggtttcattagacctagttcatcgccctggggagctccggtgttatttgtaaagaagaaagatggaagtatgagaatgtgcatcgattacagagagctgaacaaggcaacaataaagaatagatatccgttgccgaggattgatgacctgtttgaccaattgcaaggttcgagctatttctcgaagatcgatcttaggtcaggatatcatcagctgaaagtaagagagcaagatatcgagaagactgcattcagaactagatatggacactatgagttcttggttatgtcgtttggactaaccaatgctccagcagcgttcatggatttgatgaatagggtttgtaatcctttccttgataaatccatgatagtgttcatagacgtcattctgatctactcgaaaagccaggaggagcatggcagacacttacgagaagtgttagaagttttgaagaaggagaagctttatgcgaagttctccaaatgtgatttttggattcgtgaggtccaattcttgggtcacgtggtcaaccaagaagggataatggttgatccagcgaagatcgaagctgtgatgaagtgggaacaaccgaaaagtcccacggagattcgaagctttttaggattagccggatattaccgaaggtttatccaaggtttttcttcgattgctactccattaacagctttgacccacaaaggagcaacttatgcttggagtgagaagcataaagaagcattcgagaagttaaagaagaagctatgcgaggcaccgatactttctctacccgatggagttgaagacttcgctgtttatagcgacgcgtctggtgttggattgggttgtgttttgacccaaagagaaaaggtgatagcatatgcgtctcgacagttgaaagagcatgaaaagaattacccgactcatgatttggtgttggcagcggtagttttcgctctaaaaatatggaggcattacctctatggcacgaagtgcaaacttttcactgatcataagagtctccaatacctctttaatcagaaagaattgaatatgaggcaacgacgctggctagaattacttaaagactacgactgcgagatactttaccaccccggtaaagctaatgttgttgctgatgccctcagtcggaaggtcaatcttgaaaggaaaaggccaagagcattgagaattgaagttgtctcgaccattgtggaaagtataaagaaagctcaagaggaagcttctgagaaaaatgaccgaaaggaggaacgtttgggtaaaacgttggtgtttggtactaacggtcatggactgaaggtattccaagatcgtatttgggtacctaagtcaggaggaattagggatcttctgatggaagaagctcacaaaaccatgtactcaattcatccgggtagcactaaaatgtatagggacctaagaccctactactggtggccgacgatgaagcttgatgttgcaaagtatgtggccgagtgtgtgacttgtgcgagagtcaagacacaacatcagaaaccgtacgggagtttagaacctttgcctgtgcctatgggtaagtgggaagacattgctatggattttgtcactaaactgcccagaacaaagaatggtcacgacatgatttgggtggtcgttgatcgattcactaagagtgcgcatttcatagcggccagggagaaatggtctatggaaaagcttgcgaattcttacgtgaaggaaattgtgaggcttcacggtgttccgttaacgattgtatcggatcgtgatagccgtttcacctcaaggttttggaaaagtctacaagaggaaatgggtaccaagttatgtttaagcacagcttaccatccgcagactgatggtcagagtgaaagaacaatacaaacacttgaagatatgctgagagcatgtaccttggaattcctaggtaattgggatgaacatttaccgttggtagaattttcctataataatagttttcactcgagcattaagatggcaccgtaccaagctttgtatggacagaagtgtcgtacgtcgtcttgttggcttgaggctggggaaaagcagtttatgggaccggagatggttcatcaaactgctgaaaagttaaaaataattagggaaagaatgttagcagctcaggatcgtcaaaagagctatgctgacaagaagcgaagaccgatgacttttgagattggagattcggttttgcttaaagtctcgtcgtggaagggacttataagatttggtaaaaggggaaagttgagtccaaggtttattggaccgtttaaagtccttcagaggattgggaatcaagcttacaagctcgaattacccgaagaactgaatggaattcacaacacctttcatgtgtgttatttgaggaagttcacaggagaagttcccgatataattccaatttctgaattgagaattgatgagaacaaaaggttgattgaagaaccagaggcaattgttgaccgaaagactaagaagttgcgacgcaaaatggttgggttagtgcttgtccgatggaaacacacgaatgggccgaatctcacctgggagacggagagtgacatgttgagtcgctatccgcatttgcttgttgatgtgtgattccggggacggaatcattctaaggtggagagaattgtaacgcctgtgttccgggcttgccatttgtagcaatgtaatagtctaggttgacctttgtaacccattttgaagtaataagattgtattatttgagtattttgtgttttgtgcttaattgcttaattatgtggtttgattaattaagaataaaaataagcgtcaaaatttaagtgtaaaataaacttaatatatttgattaatgttgtagtaattgaaacgaggtttccgaatatatatagaacgcccaaatctgacttcgtatgaggaagttatgatttatcgaagttccggcttagcgatatacagcctgttttactcgatttgagatcgagcggtttttagccgaagcaatctaaatgagaatcgaagatctcattgttggtattgaaacgataaaaagttaggcgagaacggacgtcaaacgaagaagttatgaatttataatgaaagtttctgtcccggcctattaaaaataaataataaaaataaagtcaaaatttgccgacggagtctaaacgaaagtcgtagagcgtggtctcaccttcgcgtggatataaagaacgtcgaaaacggagttcgtatgaagaagttatgaatttccgaagtttattaatcattttatatttatttttaattcaaaatcggaagcattatccgaagccgagtcaccggtgtgatccggagtacgccccgtgtacgaggttacgctaccgcgtactcagcatagtgtcgacacttcggatgacgcatgcaatgacgatttcggacgcgtacgcgctgcgtacgcctgtacgccccgcgtactccgaggctccagcctctatataaaggatccgaagacagccttctttgttgttcaatttcttctcttctctctagtctttagcatcgtttttcgtgccgaagctaccccgaagccccggtatcatactctagccccgaggcaagtcccgagatcccgaagatcccgaaaagtgcggttcccgagtcgaagctctgcccgcgagaagttcgattttcgaagagatcttccagatctgctgtggattactatttctataagccgtagtgctgtccgatcatcttctgatcaagtgagtgtgtagttatttcttctaatacaataatacgaagtattttatataaaaatacgtgctatgtgtatatatttggttgtgttatgtgtgaatgagtattcactctcttctatcttatagatctgcttatttctttatgagatacgtgttatgtgtgtgtgtgcctcatctgttatgtgatatatgtgttgattaaagcatgctatacaggttttctttaaactatgtatacaaatgtatatttttatctactaatatgttgggtagaacatgggtagacagttggtgtgtaataaacagatgagaggcctcgttgttgtttgattgagtcatctagcggagtttagatgacgaccactggctattctagacagtcttgtggaaacattagcaggttcgccacctgtaggtgttaatgaacttgggtgttcattcgctgtactccatccccctcatggttgccttatttgacttatattgctgaggtacccccgaagcatgtgttgtcgccccgatgaaatattcttagactaggtcccttatgttagttgttttagggacattaaagtgagaataacgggaatgggtaattgggttattgttggttggtgaaaattaaatatggtatttattgtgggttggaaaccctatatgctcaccaggctcccaagcctgacccactcagttttaaattgtattacaggtagtggcggaagggcatgagatggatgaaccatcaagttgttttgtttacaagtctgcatatgtttatatttgttatatgacttgtaatgtattcgtttatgcttattggtctgtatcggaacatgacaccccgagttttgattataatgaaaatacatttcttttatgaaatgcttcggtaaacaatgttttatcatgttttgtttttgggaacaaattccgcaactctttcaaatcaaaaggatttactctgaaaatatttaaaagcataaatgaaaatcggtcttttctggccgagattttggggatgtcacatttaatATTCACCAATATTGTCCCTCTtctttcatcttccttaaacacAGTCGCTCATTTACCATGCTTCTTCTTTCGTTGCCAAAGATTGGATGGAATTAGATTGGTCAACAGACTGGGTCAACAGTCAATAGTCAATATaccggtcaacggtcaacaggaCACCCCACTTGGATTCTAGGCTGCATCCGCCACTGGGTGTACCTCAATCCATCGCCAAGAAACATGATGTTTTTCAGATCATTTCCAATATCAATATTCTCCTTATAAACACCTCGTTTTATGTAGATGATATATCTCCCATCTCCACGTTTAATACTTGTTGCATGATCGAGTGCCGATTGAATTGTTCGGAACTTGCTTCCTTTCGCCTGAGACACCGTGACATTCGCCCAAGAGTAGATTGACCCCGTTTGTAGCAGTTTCCGATCTTTACTTGTAACCCATGTCGGAAAGTCCTCCACTTTTTCAGAAGCCTGTGTTTGCTTCAGGAAGTACTGATTTATAGCCAAACTATTGCTTATCATCTTCGTCAAGTTACTGGTTTTGATAGGAGCTACAAAGTTTGTCAAATTCAGTTCGCCGGAACCAGAAAAACAAATCTGTACTTTGTGGCGGTTGAGAGTTGTTTCCGCCGAGAGAATGCTTGCAATGCTCCGGGTGAAGAGTCGTCCCACACCACTAGTTGATGTCATTTTCACTACCTTGTGACTCCTTGCCCACCTGAGTTATCATGAAGAATTAATAAACAAAGTAACACGATTAATAAGGACAATAATATCGACAGTAAAAGCTTAATCCGGCCCATTATACGATAAACTTGATTCCCTGGTgatctttttttcttttcttttttgaaaatGATGTTATAGGGTTTAGGAATGTCAAAAAATCTCGTGGGGGTCCGTCCCATTTGGGgggatttttaaaaaaaaaattggggaCGGGGAAGGgggcgggggcaaggttaaccctcgttttaatttcgggggcgggggcgggggtaggcAATCCCGTCCCGAAATCCCCATGGGtaccccgttaataaattacacatatatttgtatatattaattataaatataataaactatatcatgattttgagcttccaaaattcatcaaaaaaacatgtttttaagctgttagtataattttttaaaatgccataactttttaatttttaacatataaaattttgctataaataattatttgttacctaaaaaTAGCTTATTTTAGCCTaaataacaacttcttttagcccaaaaaaaAGTAGTCCAAAATCAATCGGTGGCGGGGgaacgggggcgggggcgggggtaatAAAGGGGATTTGGGGGCCGGGGAGGGGGCCAGGGCGGGGAGACGGGGAAATTTCGCGGGCGGGGGCAGAAGATGCACTCTCCgccccgtttgcccccgttgacatccctaataGGGTTTACTTTTTATGGTAATATATACATGAATATTAATTGTAATGCAAGTTTGGTGAAGTTGACATTTCAAAGTAACGTTAAGAATGGTATTTACTTGATCATAGTTATACGTAACCAGctgcatataataacataatttATATTGTTGTAGGGAGATGATTTATACACAACAATTATTTTCCATACATAGCAATTgatgctttaaaatgttgtacTGTATAATTCTATAatgcataaattgttgtgtatggcaaaaaactgttgtgtacgaatcactaGCTCAAAATTCTCCAAAAACTTttctttaatatataatatttttaaaatgattttatacataaattaattagaaatattaaCTTTTTCTGGAAAAGTTTGATGCTGTCTATTTTAAATTGTTCAATAAAACGTAATATATAGCAAAGTTCTAAAAAGCTCGTTATGGCTCTGCCATGGCGCGccatgactccaagacttgtatgtGCCGCCAAGCTGTACCAAAACGCCGTCTTgactcatatatgtatataaaaatgaatgatagtttaaaatacatataaaaatatgaattaCATACAAAATTGCCGCCTTAAGTCACGTCTTACAAACGATATGACTCGCCGAGGTTCAAAAAAACTTGAGGCTTGACATTGTCATCAAATCACGTCTTACGTTATTAGAAACTTGATATATAATCAAAGAGATAATATGTAAATTTTCCGAGTGTTTTGTGCTAGAACTTTCCCTGAAACAATCGTTTGTTGCTTTTCCGCCTTTATCAGGATATCAAAGAAAGTAGAATTAGGGTAGTCTGTTTGGTAGGATCTTTAAGATATCTGAAATTTTTATAGtctaaatttttaaaattattgGTTGAAATCTTTTAGTTGCTACgttgaattataaaaatgatcatttaatatttttatattatttttatagatttcaaaaattttgtttataaaataacataatcaatttcttaaataattataaaaaacataaacaccatataaaatcaaaattaaacacaaatccaaaTCAAAGAGCTCCAACTTCAatatacactacaagaaaaaaagaAATTAGCAGCGACAAAAGTCGCCAGTAAAGTTAGAATTGTTGCCGGTAAAAGTCAGAATTGTTTCTGGTAAAGGCAATAGCGGCAATACGTTGCCGCTAAAACGTCGTCGGTACCGTTATGTAATTATTACTCAAAATGTCATCGGTAAAGATATTTGTCGTCGATAATACTCATATTGCCTGTAATACCCTTTTGTCGCCACTAATAGTGTTACCAGtaatattatttttcatttttaaatttttttttattaaaatcaaCACTTTCAGGTACATAAAAATCGATGCGTAACAACACTaaatgcaaatatatatatatatatatatatatatatatatatatatatatatatatatatatatatatatatatatatatatatatatatatatatcataacgtCATCCAATTAGCTCAcgagctctagaaatcatataaTTAATGGTCTCGCACCCCGAAATACTAACGAACTCTTTGATATCATTCTGCAGTATATTATGCTACctcaccttcttcatttcctcattgtTGCATATTGTGGTACCAGATAAGTTCTCTCCtgaaacttggcagtgatctcttcCACAGTCTCAATAGTCTGGCGGAGATCCAGAAACTCTCACGCCAACTGTTGCGCCTTAATCGCCTAGGCAAACTCTGCCCAGAATCCTGTCGAAAAGTCATGTCATGACATAGCATTAACCacatcatcacccaactcactaccaacctcttcccaTCAATCATGTGCCCGGTCTTTCAGGAGGCATGaagcaagtcggaccttgtccctCTCGGGACAACGGCTGCTACGCAAAACGTTGGCGACATctaccaaccatctgctgctagcaatggggtccctatctCCATGATAATATGGAGCttcacaagctctgaactcccaAAACGTTAATGTACGCGTCCTTATCATGGTCGCCATCTCATTGCAGAATGAGCTCAACTTCTCATCATgaatctccaaaatgccctccttgaccgctTCTAAGATCACAGGAGTGTGGTAAATGATATCGTGCATAATCTCGgatggaatgaactccctcatctgaccATCGAGTTGCCCGGCTCCAAAGTTTGAGCCTGATCCCTCGCCGGCACCAAAACTGCCATCAGGTCTACCACGTAGCGTCACCATACTCGAAAATGTACCATAACAATCATCCGAATTCTCATCATAAATCGAGggatcacacactacaagttccctggttttatctcagccctccttgactcgagtacgaatcatctgctttcagtagtatgggcccatactaccttccacatgttggatatagtgtctaagtccataactatatttggtatgtacttgaccggacccagcatggtccatttgggttgcatgacattgcaaCACTTAGGTAGACtataatgagaaaaaaaaaagacactttgagattattaatatattataagttctattatattaataatattatttaattagttttgatcaagaattaatttggaattaatttagtgatcaaaaatagactaattaaatgtatggg encodes:
- the LOC111901799 gene encoding pectinesterase 2, with the translated sequence MVTLRGRPDGSFGAGEGSGSNFGAGQLDGQMREFIPSEIMHDIIYHTPVILEAVKEGILEIHDEKLSSFCNEMATMIRTRTLTFWEFRACEAPYYHGDRDPIASSRWLVDVANVLRSSRCPERDKDSGQSLPRRLRRNSWRESFWISARLLRLWKRSLPSFRRELIWWARSHKVVKMTSTSGVGRLFTRSIASILSAETTLNRHKVQICFSGSGELNLTNFVAPIKTSNLTKMISNSLAINQYFLKQTQASEKVEDFPTWVTSKDRKLLQTGSIYSWANVTVSQAKGSKFRTIQSALDHATSIKRGDGRYIIYIKRGVYKENIDIGNDLKNIMFLGDGLRYTIITGDRSVAGSFTTYSSATVGVDGTGFIARGITFRNTAGPEKAQAVAFRSASDLSVFYACSFEGYHDTLFVLAQRQFYKLCYVYGTINFIFGNAAVVFQNCMILARKPLNGQANMITAQGRGDPFQNMGISIHNSRVMATSDLKPLVGSVQTFLGPWQEYSRIFYMKTFIDTHVNPQGWSPWGNTDFAFKTLYFGEYACFGPDATTEKRVDWPGYHDIKTQSDTSQFNVENLISGRGWLRATEIPFIVGL